One region of Deltaproteobacteria bacterium genomic DNA includes:
- a CDS encoding BrnT family toxin, giving the protein MEFEFDPKKSDSNKQKHGIDFYEAQTLWSDPDLIEIPVKTSDEPRYLVIGKISEKHWSGVITYRGDKLKIISVRRSRKEEVEIYEGS; this is encoded by the coding sequence GTGGAATTCGAGTTCGATCCCAAGAAAAGCGACAGCAACAAGCAAAAACATGGGATTGACTTCTATGAGGCCCAAACCCTGTGGAGTGATCCCGATCTCATTGAAATACCCGTCAAAACCAGTGATGAGCCAAGATATTTGGTAATCGGCAAAATATCAGAAAAGCACTGGTCGGGAGTCATAACGTATCGGGGCGACAAGTTAAAGATTATCTCGGTAAGGCGGTCGCGAAAAGAGGAGGTTGAGATATATGAAGGCTCGTGA